The Thamnophis elegans isolate rThaEle1 chromosome Z, rThaEle1.pri, whole genome shotgun sequence DNA window TAGTTATCCCTGTCCAATCATTAGGGTGTATCTTTGCTCTGACCTACATTTAAAGTTCTTGCGTACATTCTACTCTAAATTTATAACACAGATCAGGTTATAACAAAAACTAGCTAACCAAAGAATACCATTCACCCTGAGTCACTGAATCAGCCAGTTAAAGACTAGACTCTTTCAGAACTTGCAGCAGAGAAAGGATATTCCTCATCATCTGTTACTTCAGCATATTGTGCCAGGAGAGCAGCTTTCTGAAGTGTATCCTCCTTCAAGACCTCTTTAGGTTTCACAACAATTTGTGCCTGCTTTTCAATTATGTTTGTGATGGCTCGGATATCATCtgggaaagaaagcaagaaaaagtaATTATTAAGTCCACCAagaagtttttgtttttcttgcatgTGAACATGATGCTTTCCAGAAGTCATTATTTCCTCCAATTTGAATGCATGTTTAAAGTCAAAATTATAACAATAACTTATTACAGCCTcagatgaaataaattaaaaattccagcaaaataaaactattaataaaaacaaaaacaatgtaaaataaaatgaaatagagtAAATGTATAATACGAGACTGCCACAGGTGAGTACCTATGTCATGAAatcagaactggaaaaaaaaatacaaaggggATAAAAAGTATTTTTTGCAGTGAAAATCATACAAAAGTATCCAAATCCACACAGCATCTTGACTACCACAAAGAGTGCCATTAATACCTTCTTTCTTCTCGCTGATTTCAATATCTTGGGCCTCTgaccattttttaattatttctttacaAACTTCTTGTAATACATCTTCATCCTGATCAGGAACAGAGAAATTATTCAGTTGAATCCAGAAATCTtatctaaaataaatataaatatataatataatatattctaTACGCTCTGAAATCCACTAAGATGTAAATTTTATGCAGTTTTTATGTGTATAATTATTACATTACCAATGGTGAAAGTTTGGCTTAATTGGGAAGCTCTTAATGATAGTTGATGCCAAGTTATCACAGATGCTGATCATTTAGTGAAGGAATCGttaaaaacaattatattttagACTATGGACCAATTTAACCTTGTTTCCTAATAAAAATGGAATCATTTGAATTATCGCAGGAGAACAATAGAACAAATACATATAGGACTTACCAGAACAAGAGAATTACTTAGAATTTTGTGAGTCacaataaagtattttaaaacaGTTACATAAAGCAGACAGTAAGCTACGAATACAGGTCCCACTTATTCAATGGAAATACATTGATACAGGATTTGTAGGCATTGCCAAAAATAAGCTGGCTTTTTTTAGTGGAAAGCAAAGAAAACATTCTTAAATTGTAGTCCTGTGACATAAGAGACTCAAAAAGTTTGAGGCAACCAAAAAGACTAAACCGGTTCTTAAAGTGAGTGGTGTTGATTtctaaattgatttttaaataaataacatttatacAGTTCCAATCTCAAAAAGTTGaactattttcttgcagatatgtTTCCAAGATAGCAGCCAAGTTTCTATTGTTTGTTCTCTTATCCtttaaacataaaaagaaatgcagtCTTGGCTTAATTTTCTGTACCCTTTTTAAAGCTAATAATTTTATTACTGTTGCAATCTTACTATTAACTGCTACTGTAGTTTATGGCACATTATAAGTATAACTTGTGGTTGCAACAATAACGTAGTACATTAAGGGCTTTTCAAACACTTAATACAATCTTGACGAACTTGATGCCACTATCACAGAGCCTGGTTGTTTAGTGTTCAGAAGCGAAGAACATATTTGTAATGTAAGGAATGAGGATGTTTGATAAGAAACAGACTGTTGCTTAAACCCATTCAGAAAACACGAGGAAATAAACAAAATTTGAACCCAGATTTGAAAACATAACTTGTCAACTCGGAATACTTTACGGAATAATTgaataaagataaaaaataaactaCACTCGGTTGCAATACACCTAAATACCTAGCTgttcctggaattcttcatgGACACTTTGGGTATATTTTATACATACGAATAAATATATATTCCCAAAAGCCAAGAAAGATACGAAATCCATTTAGATAGTGTCATAcgaggggaaggaaaagagggagaggaggggaggaggaggaaggggggaaaaaatagcttACGGAAGCCTGTCAGGACTAATTGGCCGTCATTCTCACGGTTCCCCCGCAGCCAAGGCCCCTGCTAGACCTTCCAGCCGCTCTGCATCGCACTCCGCTTCCCTTAATACGCCTCGTATATATCCACCGTATACATCGTCCATCTAATCCAAGGGCATCGAGACGACTCTCAAGCCAAGGCTCAAAGCGCAGGGCGCCGCCCATCTGGGTCATAACCCGTTCGAAATAGCAGCCGCGGAATTAATATACATGCGCAGTGCTCCGGCGGCGGAAGTTCGAACGAAGTGTACGGATTGGAGGTGTACGCTTCGGGAAGAAAATTAGCTTTTGAGCGGGGATAACTCTCACTAGAAAATAGTATGAGTATAACCATTTAATTTAGCGGCAATCGGGTATCAAAAGATTGTCTCCAAGGAAGTAGCGACAAGTAGTAGGATTAACagattgagttggaagggaccttgtagggtCATCTAGCCACCACCACCTCGCCCAAACAGGAGATTTGTGACAGCTGGCCAATCCAGTCtcgtcttgaaagcttccagtgatgaagactCCCggaatttctgaaggcaagctgtcccattggttgattgcctCTCCCTCTCAGAAAAtttgtccttatttccaggtcGAATCTCCTtggctcagtttccatccattatacaCTTAGGAagttttctctttaattccaggtgcttctctccttcattagttccatcattgcttttttgttttgccttctggtggtttggaaaataagttcccccttccattctttatgggacagctcctcaaatactggaacactgctattatgtaaCCCCTAGTTCTTGCTCCTAGActagccatatccaattcctgcaatcgttcttcatatgtttcagtctccaagcacttaatcatcttagttgcttttctctgcacttttttccaaagtctcaacctctttttgtaatgtgaccaaatctggatgcagtattccaggtgtggtcttactaaggttttataaagtacCAATACATGATCTTgactctatgcctctgtttatgtaaCCAGGGATTGCATTaacttttttgttgctgttgcaattgctggctcatatttaaatgatcgTCCCTCTTTTTCAGCAAGGTTTCCCCTAatttgtacttgtacctttggttttcctttcctaagtgtaaaatcttgctttcttttacattaaatttcattttgttggatagggcccatgtTCAAATCTGCTTTTATATTTTCTAAAACGCTTAAACCTAGTTCTTCTTATAACTGGTGCATCTGTACAAGTACAGTACTAGCAAGTACTAAACAAATTAGACTGCTTATTTTTCTGCTAATCTAAGGACTGATAGGAATTGCCCCTCTAATGGAAATCTAGAttatgtagatattgaaaagcaCACTAGAATTACAGGCTCATTCAAGTCAGAGAATATAAGATACATACTGGTATCTACCTTACTGGTAGTATATACTGTAGTTCACTCAGAATTTTAACTAGAAAGAGATATGGGATGCAATGATTAAATGTCTTTTTCCAAATGTGAATATCAGGTGAGATCTACATCTAGTCCATCTAGAAGTGCTTAATTACTGAACTGCTTTCAGATCTCAGTGCAAAAGTCTGGATCATTAGATAGCCAACATATTATATCTTTTGCCATCTAGtgttcatctggatttttgcaacccagaATAAGTGGCTATATTTTCAGCCCCATGGGAAGCAGAACACAAAATACCCATACATTTAGCCTACATATTGTATCaatttagaaaacaaaaacatgtgaagaacagttgccggatttgggtttggctagtgtaGATAAAGAAGGACTGGATGGAGGGGGAAGATAGCAGTattcagtatttgagaggctgccacaaaaagggCAGGTGGTCAATTATTTTCCAAACCACAGAGGACAGGactagaataatggatggaaaataataaaggagagaagcaaactggaaattaaggagaaagttcctaacacTAAGGGCAATTACCAGTGGAACCAGCTTGCTTTCAGATGTTATAGGtgtttcatcat harbors:
- the CCDC43 gene encoding coiled-coil domain-containing protein 43, whose protein sequence is MDDVYGGYIRGVLREAECDAERLEGLAGALAAGEPDEDVLQEVCKEIIKKWSEAQDIEISEKKEDDIRAITNIIEKQAQIVVKPKEVLKEDTLQKAALLAQYAEVTDDEDEVNVHEDLGAAAMPIASNKSLFKNTNLEDVMNARKLEREHLRDESQQKKERDKLQREKDKLTKQERKEKEKKRTQKGERKR